The region TCCACCGCCCTGGTGACCGGGATTTTGTTTGGCGTGCTGCCGGCACGCCGAGCGGCGCAACTCGACCCGGTGCAGGCGCTGTCCAAGCGTTGACCCCAGCGAACCACCATGCGCCTGCCTGATGCCATCCACCTCGCGCTGCGGGCCGTCACCGCGCAGCGCCTGCGCAGTTTTCTGACGCTGCTGGGCATTGCGGTGGGGATTGCGTCGGTGATTTTGCTGACCTCGATTGGCGAGGGTATTCACCGCTTTGTACTGGCCGAGTTCACCCAGTTTGGCACCAACATTGCCAGCATTTCACCGGGCAAGGTCAAGACCTCCGGGCCCGCACCCACGGGTATTCCCAGCTCAGTGCGGCCCCTGAGCCTGGACGATGCCCGTTCGCTGGCCCATCTGCCCCATGTGACGGGCATGACCGCCACGGTCTGGGGCAATACTGAAGTTGCCGCCAACGGCCGACTGCGCCGCACCACAGTCAACGGTGTCGGGGCCGACATGCTGAAGGTCTACAGCATCAAGGTCAAGATCGGCCAGTTTCTGCCCGACGAGGCGCTGGAAAACGCCCGCGCCTTCGTGGTGCTGGGCTCCAAACTCAAGAGCGAATTGTTTGGCAACAGCAACCCCTTGGGGGCACGGGTGCGCATCGGCAGTCTGCAGTTTCGGGTGATTGGTGTGCTGGAGGCCAAGGGCCAGTTCCTGGGGGTTGACCTGGACGATGCCGCCTACATTCCCACCGCCCGTGCGCTGGACTTGTACAACCGCGACGGCATGATGAAGATCGACCTGGCGTATGAAGAAGGCATTCCGGCGGCACGCATCGTGTCTGCCGTCAAAAGCACCCTCACCCTGCGCCACGGGCGTGAAGACTTCACCATCACAACGCAAGAAGACATGCTGCGCACGCTGTCCAACATTCTGGACATTTTGACCATGGCGGTCGGCGCACTGGGCAGCATTTCGCTGCTGGTGGGAGGGGTCGGCATTGTGACCATCATGACCATTGCGGTGAGTGAACGCACTGGTGAAATCGGCCTGCTGGTGGCCCTGGGTGCACCGCGCAACACCATTCTCGGCCTGTTCCTGGGTGAAGCGGTCACCTTGTCGGCGATTGGCGGCCTGATGGGCCTGGCGCTGGGCTTTGGGCTGGCTCAGGTCATTCATCTGGCGGTGCCCGCCCTGCCGGTGCACACGCCATGGTTTTTTGTGCTGCTGGCCGAAGGCATTGCGGTACTGATCGGCCTGCTGGCAGGTGTGCTGCCAGCCCGCAGTGCCGCCCGGCTCAACCCGGTGGATGCGTTGCGTTCAGAGTAAATGACATCCTATGCACTCAGCGATGACCCATGCGCAAGGGAGCAGCGTTTGCCACCCCCCTTTCGAACAGTCTCCACGGCTCCTGATGGCCAAAAATCATCAGCGTAGAGGGCATCGACAACGGATCGCTCAGTGCACTCGCGCCGCGGCCAAGCGCCGCACCACCGCCACCAGCTGGTCAACTTCATCAAAGGTGTTGTAGAACGCCAGTGAAGGCCGCACCGTGGTCTCCAGGCCCATGCGCCGCAGGATCGGCTGGGCGCAGTGGTGACCGGTGCGCACGGCAATACCCTCCTTGTTGAGCGCCTTGCCCACCTCGTCGGTGCTGTAGCCAGCCAGCACGAAGGACATCACACTGGCTTTGTCCTGGGCCGTACCCACCAGCCGCACACCGGGGATGGTGGCGAGCTGTTGCATGCCGTAGGCCAGCAGCTCGTGCTCGTAGCGGTCGATGTTGTGCATGCCGATGCGGGTCACGTAGTCAATCGCCGCGCCCAGGCCCACCGCGTCAGCGATGTTGCCGGTGCCCGCCTCAAACTTGTTGGGGATGGGCTGGAACACGGTTTTCTCAAACGTCACATCGGCAATCATGTTGCCGCCGCCTTGCCAGGGTGGCATGTCTTCCAGCACCGCACGTTTGCCCCACAAGGCACCAATGCCGGTCGGGCCAAACACCTTGTGGCCGGAGAACACAAAGAAGTCCGCGCCGATGTCTTGCACATCAATCGGCATGTGCGACACCGACTGCGCGCCGTCCACCAGAGCAATCGCGCCTGCGCGATGCGCCATCTCGACGATTTGCTTCACCGGCACGACGGTTCCCAACGCGTTGGACACTTGCGTGACCGAGACGATTTTGGTGCGGTCATTGAGCAACTTGGCGTATTCGTCCAGCAGCACCTGGCCCGAGTCGTCCACCGGGATCACGCGCAGCTTGGCCCCTTTGGCAGATGCCAGTTGTTGCCACGGCACGATGTTGGCGTGGTGCTCCAGGTTGGAAACGATGATCTCGTCACCTTCCTGAATGTGTTGGCCGCCCCAGCTCTTGGCCACCAGGTTGATGGCCTCGGTGGTGCCGCGCACAAAGATCACTTCATTCACATCTGGCGCGTTGATGAAGGCCCGCACTTTTTCACGTGCGCTCTCATACGCATCGGTGGCGCGGGCCGCCAGCTCGTGGGCAGCGCGGTGGATGTTGGAGTTCTCGTGGGCGTAAAAATAGGCCAACCGGTCAATCACTGACTGAGGTTTTTGCGTGGTGGCGGCGTTGTCGAACCACACCAGCTGTTTGCCATTCACGCGCTCTTGCAGGATGGGGAAATCGCGCCGGATAGCGTTCACATCAAAGGGCGGATGCCGATCTTTGTCAGCTACAGAAGTAGTAGCGCCTGACGCAGCTTTGGCGGGGGTGACATAGCCATTGGGCAAGACCACCGAATCGACAAAGTAGTACTTGGGCTCGGATGAGATCACACCCGCTGGCACAGGGGCCGCGCCACCCGAAGGGGCTGGCGCTGAACGAGCTGCCTCTGGTGCAAAGTCGGTCTGCGCAAAACCGTCGCTAATGGGCGATGTCATCGGCAAACCACCGGCGGACGGGTGACCATAACCCTCACTCAAGAAGTAAAATGGCGAGGCGTTGGCAAGCGGTGAGCGACTGGCTTCAGATGCCGAGGCACCCGAGGCTTCAGGCACACCCAGCACGCCGCTGCCGAAACGCGGCTCGTAGGCGGGCAATTGCGTGACCACGTTGTCTGGCAGGCCATTGCCAGCCTGCGCATGGAGAGCCAAAGCCGGTGCACGGTGCGCCAGTGAAGCCAGCGGTGTGGGCGATGCCGGAATCAGGTTGGCACCGGGCACCAAACCTTGTGGAACAGGTGTGCCGGGCACACCGGGGCCAAAGCCAGCCGGGCTCACCAGTGGTGAACCGGCGGGCGCGATGTTGACCGGCGTTTGCACGCCAGCCGCACGCGCCTGCTCACCGGGAAATGCGCCAAACAGGGCAGATGCCATGCTGGCGATCAAGGCCGGGTCAATCGGTGGTGCCAAGCTTGGCGAAGCCCCTGTAGGTAGGGAGAAAGCGGAACTCATGACGGCCGCTTATTTGTAAGTGTCAGCGTAGTCGTGGTACTTGCCGATTTCCACGTCGTCGAGCACAGCCAGCGCGTCCGGGGTCAGCACCGCCAGCGAGCAGTACAGGGAGATCAGGTAGCTGGAAATGGCCTGGTCGTTGATGCCCATGAAGCGCACCGACAGACCGGGGCTTTGTTCGCCTGGCAGGCCAGGTTGGAAAAGGCCGATCACGCCTTGGCGTTTGTCGCCCACGCGGATCAGCAAAATCTTGCTCTTGCCATCCGCCACGGGCACCTTGTTGGAGGGGATCAGCGGAATGCCGCGCCAGGTGATGAACTGCGAGCCAAACAGGCTCACGGTGGGCGGCGGCGTGCCGCGCCGAGTGGCTTCACGACCAAAGGCGGCAATCGCCAAGGGGTGGGCCAGGAAGAAGGCCGGCTCTTTCCAGACCTTGGTCAGCAGCTCGTCCAGGTCGTCCGGGGTCGGTGCGCCGGTGAGCGGGAAGATGCGTTGCTCGTCAGTGACTTGGGACAACAGCCCGTAGTCTGGGTTGTTGATGAGTTCGCTTTCCTGGTTTTCCTTGATGGTCTCAATGGTCAGGCGCAGTTGTTCCTTGATCTGGTCATGCGGGCTGCTGTAGAGGTCAGAGACGCGGGTGTGCACATCCAGGATGGTGCTGACGGCGTTGAGGAAAAACTCACGTGGCTTTTCGTCGTAATTGACAAAGGTGCGGGGCAGCTGGTTTTCAGACTGGCGGGCGGTGCAGGTGACTTTGATCGACTCCGGGTCTTTGACCGTGTTCAGGCGGAAGATACCGGCTTCTACCGGCACCCATTGCAGCAAGTGCGTCAGCCAACGTGGCGAAATGGTGGACAGTTGCGCTGTGGTTTTGGTGGCGTTGGCCAGTTGGCGTGCGGCGTTGTCGCCCAGCGAGCTGTGTGCAATGTGTTTGGTCATGTAGAACTCCGTAGCGGGTGATTGAAAAGAAATAAGCGAGTGAGTGTCAGCAGACGGGAGTCATCCATCAACATGCTATAGCCGTCAATTCGATGCCTCTGAGCGTGCGGGTTTGTGCAATACGCTCGGCGTGGCTGAGCAAATGGCTCAGGCTGACACCAAACGCCAGGCTCAATTTCTTGAGCGTCAACAGCGACGGAATCGCCTGCCCGCGCTCCAGTTCACCGATGTAGGAGCGGTTCAGATCCGAGCGCTCGGCCAGCAGCTCTTGCGACCAACCCTGCTGCTCGCGCAACTGACGCACCGTGGTGCCAAAACTGCTGACGATCTGGTTCATGCTTAGCCACCCACCGCCTCGTGTTGCGAGCGGGCCTGGGTGATCTGGGCACCGGCGGGCACGTTGTGCGTCACCCACACATTGCCGCCAATACTGGCTCCACGGCCCAAGGTCACACGCCCCAGCACGGTGGCTCCGGCGTAAATCACCACGTCGTCTTCCACAATGGGGTGGCGCGGCAGGCCTTTGAGCGGGTGACCATCGGTATCGGTCGGAAAGCTTTTGGCACCCAGCGTGACTGCCTGGTAAATGCGCACGCGCTGGCCGATGACCGCCGTCTCGCCAATCACCACGCCGGTGCCGTGGTCGATGAACAAGCCCGCACCAATAGTGGCCCCGGGGTGGATGTCAATGCCGGTCTGGCCATGCGCCAGCTCGGCCACCATACGCGCCAGCAGCGGCACGCCCAGGGTGTAGAGCTGGTGCGCCAGCCGGTGGTGGATCATGGCCAGAATGCCGGGGTAACACAGCAGCACCTCGTCCACGCCTTGTGCGGCCGGGTCGCCCTCAAAGGCGGCCACCACATCACTGTCCAGCAAAGCGCGAATCTGCGGCAAGGCACGTGAAAAATCCCGCACGATGGCCACGGCACGCGCCTCAATCACCTGGGCATCGGTCTGCTCCGACAAGCGCTGGGCATACCGCAATTCCAGACGCACCTGCACCAGCAAGGCGTGCAACACGCTGTCGAGCGTGTGGCCCACGTAAAAGTCTTCGCTCTCCTGGCGCAAATCGGCCGGCCCCAGGCGCATGGGGAACAACACACCACGCAGCCCGTCAATGATCTGTGCCAGCGCGTCGCGTGAGGGCAGCTCGCGCCCACCGGGTTCGGTGGAGCGTTTTTGTGCCTCGCGCCAGCGCTGGCGCTCAGCGGCCAGCTCGGCCACGACCTGTTTCAGGTCAAAAAGGGGGGCGCTGGCTTCCACCGGGCGCAATGCAACGACGCTCATGCGCTGACAGCCAAGCCAGCGGCATCAAACAAGCCGTCGAACAGGATCGAGCTCAAGTAGCGCTCACCCGAATCGGGCAGCACCACCACAATGGTCTTGCCCGCGTTCTCAGGCCGCTGGGCCAAACGCACCGCCGCCGCCGCTGCCGCACCGCCCGAGATGCCCGCCAAGATGCCTTCTTCACGCGCCAGGCGGCGGGCAAAGTCCACCGCGTCTTCGTTGCTGACTTGCTCCACCGCGTCCACCAGCGACAAGTCCAGCACGTCGGGCACAAAACCGGCCCCAATGCCTTGAATCTTGTGTGGGCCGGGTTTGATCTCCTCACCGGCACGCGCCTGGGTCAGTACCGGGCTGGCGGTGGGCTCCACCGCCACCGAGGTGATGGCCTTGCCCTGGGTGTTTTTGATGTAGCGCGTAACACCAGTGATGGTGCCTCCGGTACCCACGCCGGACACAAATATGTCAATCTTGCCCTCGGTATCTTTCCAGATTTCAGGGCCGGTGGTGGCCTCGTGGATAGCTGGGTTGGCCGGGTTTTTGAACTGTTGCAGCAGCACATACTTGGGGTCGCTGGCGGCAATTTCTTCGGCCTTGGCAATCGCGCCCTTCATGCCTTTGGCCCCTTCGGTCAGCACCAGTTTGGCACCGTAGGCCACCAGCAGCTTGCGCCGCTCCAGACTCATGGTGTCGGGCATGGTCAGGGTGATCGAGATGCCGCGTGCAGCCGCCACAAAAGCCAGTGCAATGCCGGTGTTGCCACTGGTGGGCTCGACAATTTCCTTGCCCGGCCCTAGCAAGCCGCGCTTTTCTGCGTCTGCCACCAGAGCCACGCCGATGCGGTCCTTGACCGAATAGGCCGGGTTGCGGCCTTCAATCTTGGCCAGCACGGTGGCCCCGGCACCGGCGGTGAGGCGGTTGAGTTTGACCAGCGGGGTGCGGCCAATGGCAAGTGAGTTGTCAGCAAAAATTTGTGTCATGGTGGTTCCTTTGCGAGTGAAAAAGCGGGGTGGGATCAGTCCTGCACCCAGGGCAGGTTGTACGAGCGCCAGCCGCCCAAACTGCCCCGGTGTTGTTGTTCGTCAATCTCGCCTTCAAAACCTTCAAGCACGTTGAAGACGCGGGTGAATCCGGCCTTGGCAGCCGCATCAGCGGCCAGATCAGAGCGCTTGCCACTTCGGCACAGCAGCAGCAGCACCGCATCCTTGCCGGTCTTGGCTTCAAGCTCGCGGACAAAACGCGGGTTGCGTGTCATGGCCGTTCCGCTGGCCCAAGCCACATGCACACTGCCGGGCACATGGCCGACAAACTTGCGTTCTTCTGCAGTGCGCACATCCACCAGAACCGCTTGACCACTTTGGACCAACACCCAGGCCAGTTGGGGCGGCACCCCCCCGGCGTAAGACAGGCCCGTGGACAGGGCCACAGCGCGCACGGGTTCGAGCACTTCGGGCAGTAAGGTGGCTTCAATCACAAGAGTCATGGTCAAAAAATCCTTTGCAGTCGCTTGATGAGTTGGCCTGGCAGCGCTTGGTGGCTACAGGCGGTAGAAAGAACTTTATAGGCAGAGCATGAAAACTCAAACGATTGAATATTCAGTTCTAAATAACCTATTCATCTAATAAAGCGGTGAGGTACAAGCAATACGGGTAGATGTGTTGACT is a window of Rhodoferax lithotrophicus DNA encoding:
- a CDS encoding family 2A encapsulin nanocompartment cargo protein cysteine desulfurase encodes the protein MSSAFSLPTGASPSLAPPIDPALIASMASALFGAFPGEQARAAGVQTPVNIAPAGSPLVSPAGFGPGVPGTPVPQGLVPGANLIPASPTPLASLAHRAPALALHAQAGNGLPDNVVTQLPAYEPRFGSGVLGVPEASGASASEASRSPLANASPFYFLSEGYGHPSAGGLPMTSPISDGFAQTDFAPEAARSAPAPSGGAAPVPAGVISSEPKYYFVDSVVLPNGYVTPAKAASGATTSVADKDRHPPFDVNAIRRDFPILQERVNGKQLVWFDNAATTQKPQSVIDRLAYFYAHENSNIHRAAHELAARATDAYESAREKVRAFINAPDVNEVIFVRGTTEAINLVAKSWGGQHIQEGDEIIVSNLEHHANIVPWQQLASAKGAKLRVIPVDDSGQVLLDEYAKLLNDRTKIVSVTQVSNALGTVVPVKQIVEMAHRAGAIALVDGAQSVSHMPIDVQDIGADFFVFSGHKVFGPTGIGALWGKRAVLEDMPPWQGGGNMIADVTFEKTVFQPIPNKFEAGTGNIADAVGLGAAIDYVTRIGMHNIDRYEHELLAYGMQQLATIPGVRLVGTAQDKASVMSFVLAGYSTDEVGKALNKEGIAVRTGHHCAQPILRRMGLETTVRPSLAFYNTFDEVDQLVAVVRRLAAARVH
- the cysK gene encoding cysteine synthase A yields the protein MTQIFADNSLAIGRTPLVKLNRLTAGAGATVLAKIEGRNPAYSVKDRIGVALVADAEKRGLLGPGKEIVEPTSGNTGIALAFVAAARGISITLTMPDTMSLERRKLLVAYGAKLVLTEGAKGMKGAIAKAEEIAASDPKYVLLQQFKNPANPAIHEATTGPEIWKDTEGKIDIFVSGVGTGGTITGVTRYIKNTQGKAITSVAVEPTASPVLTQARAGEEIKPGPHKIQGIGAGFVPDVLDLSLVDAVEQVSNEDAVDFARRLAREEGILAGISGGAAAAAAVRLAQRPENAGKTIVVVLPDSGERYLSSILFDGLFDAAGLAVSA
- a CDS encoding family 2A encapsulin nanocompartment shell protein, with translation MTKHIAHSSLGDNAARQLANATKTTAQLSTISPRWLTHLLQWVPVEAGIFRLNTVKDPESIKVTCTARQSENQLPRTFVNYDEKPREFFLNAVSTILDVHTRVSDLYSSPHDQIKEQLRLTIETIKENQESELINNPDYGLLSQVTDEQRIFPLTGAPTPDDLDELLTKVWKEPAFFLAHPLAIAAFGREATRRGTPPPTVSLFGSQFITWRGIPLIPSNKVPVADGKSKILLIRVGDKRQGVIGLFQPGLPGEQSPGLSVRFMGINDQAISSYLISLYCSLAVLTPDALAVLDDVEIGKYHDYADTYK
- a CDS encoding ABC transporter permease: MRLPDAIHLALRAVTAQRLRSFLTLLGIAVGIASVILLTSIGEGIHRFVLAEFTQFGTNIASISPGKVKTSGPAPTGIPSSVRPLSLDDARSLAHLPHVTGMTATVWGNTEVAANGRLRRTTVNGVGADMLKVYSIKVKIGQFLPDEALENARAFVVLGSKLKSELFGNSNPLGARVRIGSLQFRVIGVLEAKGQFLGVDLDDAAYIPTARALDLYNRDGMMKIDLAYEEGIPAARIVSAVKSTLTLRHGREDFTITTQEDMLRTLSNILDILTMAVGALGSISLLVGGVGIVTIMTIAVSERTGEIGLLVALGAPRNTILGLFLGEAVTLSAIGGLMGLALGFGLAQVIHLAVPALPVHTPWFFVLLAEGIAVLIGLLAGVLPARSAARLNPVDALRSE
- the epsC gene encoding serine O-acetyltransferase EpsC; protein product: MSVVALRPVEASAPLFDLKQVVAELAAERQRWREAQKRSTEPGGRELPSRDALAQIIDGLRGVLFPMRLGPADLRQESEDFYVGHTLDSVLHALLVQVRLELRYAQRLSEQTDAQVIEARAVAIVRDFSRALPQIRALLDSDVVAAFEGDPAAQGVDEVLLCYPGILAMIHHRLAHQLYTLGVPLLARMVAELAHGQTGIDIHPGATIGAGLFIDHGTGVVIGETAVIGQRVRIYQAVTLGAKSFPTDTDGHPLKGLPRHPIVEDDVVIYAGATVLGRVTLGRGASIGGNVWVTHNVPAGAQITQARSQHEAVGG
- a CDS encoding rhodanese-like domain-containing protein, encoding MTLVIEATLLPEVLEPVRAVALSTGLSYAGGVPPQLAWVLVQSGQAVLVDVRTAEERKFVGHVPGSVHVAWASGTAMTRNPRFVRELEAKTGKDAVLLLLCRSGKRSDLAADAAAKAGFTRVFNVLEGFEGEIDEQQHRGSLGGWRSYNLPWVQD
- a CDS encoding helix-turn-helix domain-containing protein: MNQIVSSFGTTVRQLREQQGWSQELLAERSDLNRSYIGELERGQAIPSLLTLKKLSLAFGVSLSHLLSHAERIAQTRTLRGIELTAIAC